The Caballeronia sp. Lep1P3 genome window below encodes:
- a CDS encoding RMD1 family protein: protein MSNLAISSLPQVQARAHLIADRIDLKNFKITDSLATTPLTVTVGGTDGIAVLFRYGVVVLFGVSLGDEQRFLSSLAQLLYNAYRRPQLEEIAIQSGKTNVGVQGGAVWLDALTLEKAQVIADSLSKSLVLSMYEDKTASEFDSIIPLASELARTGKVSADAKTLLSKIGGMLLIEHRMVGRAEIGDKPETLWEHPELGGLYALLEDEYELHERQAALERKLQLISGTAQTLAEIAETKHVHRLEWYVIGLIALEIVIGLADLAHKFFF, encoded by the coding sequence ATGTCGAATCTTGCCATCAGTTCGCTTCCGCAGGTACAGGCTCGTGCACATCTCATCGCCGACCGGATTGACCTCAAGAACTTCAAAATCACGGATTCACTCGCCACCACGCCTCTGACCGTAACGGTAGGGGGCACTGACGGCATCGCCGTTCTTTTCAGGTACGGCGTCGTCGTGCTTTTTGGTGTGTCGCTTGGTGATGAACAACGGTTTCTCTCCTCGTTAGCTCAGTTGCTGTACAACGCCTACCGGCGACCTCAGCTCGAAGAAATCGCCATCCAGAGCGGCAAGACGAACGTTGGTGTGCAAGGCGGTGCAGTCTGGCTCGACGCGCTGACGTTGGAAAAGGCTCAGGTGATAGCGGACAGCCTCAGTAAAAGCCTTGTGCTGTCGATGTACGAAGACAAGACCGCGAGCGAGTTCGATAGCATCATTCCGTTGGCATCGGAACTGGCAAGAACAGGAAAGGTGAGCGCGGACGCCAAAACGCTACTCTCAAAAATTGGCGGGATGCTCCTAATCGAACACCGCATGGTCGGCCGGGCTGAAATCGGTGACAAGCCGGAGACTCTTTGGGAACACCCGGAGCTCGGCGGCCTCTATGCACTATTGGAGGACGAATACGAACTGCACGAGCGACAAGCCGCGCTTGAACGCAAGCTGCAGCTCATTTCTGGAACTGCGCAAACCCTGGCAGAAATCGCGGAAACCAAGCACGTTCATCGCCTCGAATGGTATGTCATAGGGCTTATTGCCCTTGAAATCGTGATTGGTTTGGCGGACCTGGCGCATAAGTTCTTTTTCTGA
- a CDS encoding HU family DNA-binding protein, with protein MATKTAKAPAKKAATKTVAKKATAPVKKATAGSSSLKPLKDTFTKASLATHVATQAGVEPKQAKAVLAALEDTILGAVHKKGAGEFTLSGLLKIGVQQVPAKKRRFGKDPFTGEDRWFDAKPATVRLKVRPLKKLKDAAA; from the coding sequence ATGGCAACAAAGACCGCGAAAGCCCCGGCCAAAAAGGCTGCGACGAAGACCGTAGCGAAGAAGGCTACCGCACCGGTAAAGAAAGCTACTGCCGGGAGCAGCAGCCTGAAGCCGCTGAAGGACACGTTCACGAAGGCGTCGCTAGCGACCCACGTCGCTACGCAAGCAGGCGTCGAGCCGAAGCAGGCAAAGGCCGTCCTGGCAGCACTGGAAGACACTATTCTCGGCGCTGTTCACAAAAAGGGCGCCGGTGAGTTTACGCTGTCGGGCCTTCTTAAAATCGGTGTCCAGCAAGTGCCAGCAAAGAAGAGGCGCTTTGGCAAGGACCCATTCACGGGTGAAGACCGCTGGTTTGATGCCAAGCCGGCGACAGTGCGTTTGAAAGTGCGCCCGCTCAAAAAGCTGAAGGATGCGGCAGCTTAA
- a CDS encoding SWIM zinc finger domain-containing protein encodes MPNTSPLHDVLTLEEIQSLVDTKAFARGKAYFHEGAVSRLEERDGVLRANVRGTHRYSVELAVGDDGELTYECDCPVGADGMFCKHAVAVALSWLENTGEEVFHANDVEPAKPRKKRKTYEEQIQEYVATLNEGSLRELLLEAVERDMALRDRLLFAARAAAASDLPSMKTAVRQATRVSRPLDWREAGAYGDGLMSLADMLRQRLGGPQAAQVVDLAELAISGAEKSLEQIDDSGGDVMPGILELAAVHLEACRQTRPDPTKLAERLFHFQTEGVWDTFYDVLPAYVEPLGDTGLRRYRELVERGWDALPPLAPSKEFRSSFDPLRMRLERAMERLAENDGDVDALIVIRSKDLSSPYRFLLVAELCAKHGRHDDGLAWGERGLKESGQNLDQRLLDFCIQEYLRRNEYAKADAFAWQRFEMRPVAEAFAALMDVARTTARLEATRERALNHLWSLVRAEEAPTKAKPSHWQTPSRTELVKVFLAERDSETAWEAFCGGPVAVNMWATMAAVRGKTHPRDAIALYHRLLPIAAESGTRNARYDEAFGIVRTIGKLRAELNEQVVFADELETVRQTYRAKRNFMKLLGALG; translated from the coding sequence ATGCCCAACACTTCTCCGCTTCACGATGTCCTTACCCTCGAAGAAATCCAGTCGCTCGTGGACACGAAAGCGTTCGCTCGCGGCAAGGCGTACTTCCACGAGGGCGCCGTATCGCGCCTCGAGGAGCGAGATGGCGTCCTTCGAGCCAATGTCCGTGGCACGCATCGGTACAGCGTTGAGCTTGCCGTAGGTGACGACGGCGAGCTGACGTACGAATGCGACTGCCCGGTCGGCGCGGACGGCATGTTCTGCAAGCATGCCGTCGCAGTCGCACTTTCGTGGCTGGAGAACACGGGTGAGGAAGTGTTCCACGCCAACGACGTCGAGCCTGCGAAACCCCGCAAGAAGCGCAAGACGTACGAGGAGCAGATTCAGGAATACGTTGCGACGCTGAACGAAGGCTCCTTGCGCGAACTCCTGCTGGAAGCAGTCGAGCGCGACATGGCGCTACGCGACAGACTGCTCTTTGCTGCGCGCGCCGCGGCGGCCAGTGACCTGCCGAGCATGAAGACAGCGGTCCGTCAGGCGACGCGCGTTTCGCGGCCTCTCGACTGGCGAGAGGCCGGCGCATATGGCGATGGCCTGATGTCGCTCGCGGACATGCTGCGGCAGCGGCTCGGCGGTCCTCAGGCTGCCCAGGTGGTCGACCTCGCAGAGTTGGCGATTTCCGGCGCGGAGAAGAGTCTTGAACAGATAGACGATTCTGGCGGGGATGTGATGCCAGGGATTCTTGAGCTAGCGGCCGTACACCTGGAAGCGTGTCGGCAAACCCGGCCAGACCCAACGAAGCTCGCCGAGCGCCTCTTTCACTTCCAGACCGAAGGAGTATGGGACACGTTCTACGACGTATTGCCAGCTTATGTCGAACCGTTAGGCGATACCGGACTGCGGAGGTACCGCGAACTCGTTGAGAGGGGGTGGGACGCGCTGCCGCCACTGGCTCCGAGCAAAGAATTCCGTAGCTCGTTCGACCCGCTGCGGATGCGACTGGAGCGGGCGATGGAGAGGCTCGCGGAAAATGACGGTGATGTCGATGCACTGATTGTCATTCGGTCGAAGGACCTGTCGAGTCCCTACCGCTTTTTGCTGGTCGCAGAGCTTTGTGCAAAGCACGGGCGTCACGACGATGGTCTTGCGTGGGGCGAGCGCGGTCTCAAGGAATCCGGACAGAACCTGGACCAGCGTCTGCTTGATTTCTGCATTCAAGAGTACCTGCGTCGCAATGAATACGCGAAAGCTGATGCATTCGCGTGGCAACGCTTCGAGATGCGCCCCGTTGCGGAAGCGTTTGCGGCGCTAATGGATGTCGCCAGGACCACGGCCCGGCTTGAGGCGACGCGTGAGCGCGCGCTCAATCATCTATGGAGTCTCGTTCGCGCTGAAGAGGCGCCGACCAAAGCAAAGCCCAGCCACTGGCAAACGCCGAGCCGCACCGAACTGGTCAAGGTCTTTCTTGCCGAGCGCGACAGCGAGACCGCGTGGGAGGCGTTTTGCGGAGGTCCAGTGGCGGTAAACATGTGGGCAACGATGGCGGCCGTGCGCGGTAAGACCCATCCGCGCGACGCTATTGCGCTGTATCACCGCCTGCTCCCAATCGCAGCGGAGAGCGGAACACGAAACGCCCGATATGACGAAGCGTTCGGCATCGTGCGCACCATCGGGAAGTTGCGGGCCGAGCTGAACGAGCAGGTTGTGTTTGCCGATGAACTCGAGACCGTTCGGCAGACGTATCGCGCCAAGCGCAACTTCATGAAGCTGCTGGGAGCACTGGGTTAA
- a CDS encoding SET domain-containing protein-lysine N-methyltransferase, which produces MRAELRSRNPGRRVFFRALRDISPGEELTIDYALFVEARHTAEIRERFRCHCAAPGCRGTMLQKQITGRREAVG; this is translated from the coding sequence ATGCGTGCCGAATTGCGAAGCCGAAATCCTGGACGGCGAGTGTTTTTCCGCGCGCTGCGGGATATATCGCCGGGTGAAGAGCTGACCATCGACTACGCGCTGTTCGTCGAAGCCCGACACACCGCCGAAATCCGGGAGCGCTTCCGGTGTCACTGCGCCGCACCCGGCTGTCGTGGCACGATGCTGCAGAAACAAATAACCGGCCGCCGGGAGGCTGTGGGATGA
- a CDS encoding IS630 family transposase, whose amino-acid sequence MYSDTKEWTRIRARVLIKSESVRHVANAEAISRNTVRKMVRLEFPPGYHRKCVNERQPVIDQPITAPWTCVQRVVRSLTERQAARFLRDMFAADGNDRFEEAVGRRLRMWGIETPATDSEARSRQRWQNWMYRVEQGVVYAPEGGDGVRQDKLMTMLLPVRKSQRHKSLTALAHEAGFSARQIATHLAISRGAVSTYLRAYKAGGCESLFAKASRSRIDDSEALQSAVFTLLHEPPSASDINRTTWKMDDLRRVLAERGHHAGKDAIRSIMRRAGYRWKSAKVILTSTDSKYQEKLDHIRSTLANLQPDERFFSIDEFGPFSVTMKPGRALTAPDVQPSVPQWQKSKGCLICTAALELSSNQVTHFYSGAKNTDEMIRMATVLLEKYGDVHKLYLSWDAASWHLSKKLSAFIAELNESAQLRHQPILELAPLPASAQFLNVIESVFSGMARAIIHNSDYASTDAAKAAIDRYFSERNRYFAEHPKRAGKAIWRMERTTSEFSAANNCKDPAYR is encoded by the coding sequence ATGTATTCAGACACTAAAGAATGGACGCGAATACGCGCGCGCGTCCTCATCAAGAGTGAATCTGTTCGGCACGTCGCCAATGCCGAAGCCATAAGCCGGAACACAGTTCGCAAAATGGTTCGTCTCGAATTTCCTCCGGGCTACCATCGGAAGTGCGTCAACGAACGACAGCCTGTCATCGACCAGCCAATTACCGCTCCGTGGACCTGCGTTCAACGCGTCGTACGTTCGCTCACCGAACGCCAGGCAGCGCGGTTTTTGCGTGACATGTTTGCGGCAGATGGCAATGACAGGTTCGAGGAAGCTGTCGGGCGCCGACTGCGCATGTGGGGCATCGAAACTCCGGCGACAGATTCCGAGGCGCGAAGCCGGCAGCGATGGCAGAACTGGATGTACCGGGTCGAGCAGGGTGTCGTCTATGCGCCCGAAGGCGGGGACGGCGTGCGACAGGACAAACTGATGACGATGCTTTTGCCGGTGCGAAAAAGCCAGCGCCATAAATCCCTTACCGCGCTCGCCCACGAAGCCGGCTTTTCTGCGCGTCAAATCGCAACGCATCTGGCCATCAGCCGCGGGGCTGTTAGCACTTACCTACGTGCGTACAAAGCTGGCGGATGTGAATCGCTGTTCGCGAAAGCGAGTCGGTCCCGCATTGACGATAGCGAGGCGCTGCAGAGCGCAGTCTTCACGCTTCTGCACGAGCCGCCCTCTGCTTCGGACATTAACCGAACCACATGGAAGATGGACGACCTGCGCCGCGTTCTGGCAGAGCGAGGCCATCATGCTGGTAAGGATGCCATCCGCTCTATAATGCGGCGCGCTGGCTATCGCTGGAAATCCGCCAAGGTCATTCTCACGAGTACCGACTCGAAGTACCAGGAAAAGCTGGACCACATCCGGTCGACGCTAGCGAATCTCCAGCCCGACGAACGGTTCTTCTCCATCGACGAATTCGGGCCGTTCTCCGTCACTATGAAGCCGGGGCGCGCACTAACTGCTCCTGATGTTCAGCCGAGCGTTCCACAATGGCAGAAATCGAAGGGTTGTCTGATTTGTACGGCCGCGCTTGAACTTTCGTCCAACCAGGTGACGCATTTCTACTCCGGGGCCAAGAACACCGACGAGATGATTCGCATGGCAACTGTCCTGCTCGAAAAGTACGGTGATGTGCACAAGCTGTATCTCTCGTGGGACGCCGCTTCATGGCACCTTTCAAAGAAACTGTCGGCGTTCATCGCTGAGCTCAATGAGTCAGCGCAATTGCGTCATCAGCCGATTCTTGAACTCGCACCTTTGCCTGCGAGTGCCCAGTTTCTCAACGTCATCGAGTCAGTCTTCAGTGGGATGGCGCGCGCCATCATCCACAACAGTGACTATGCGTCCACCGATGCTGCGAAGGCGGCTATTGACCGTTATTTCTCAGAGCGCAACCGGTACTTTGCGGAACATCCGAAACGTGCGGGCAAGGCAATCTGGCGAATGGAACGGACGACGAGCGAGTTCTCCGCTGCCAATAATTGCAAGGACCCCGCATATAGATGA
- a CDS encoding SET domain-containing protein, which yields MNQTVQNSRPRFVTRRSPVHGRGLFANRALAAGELICEYKGARVGWREVLRRCARDTSESDHTFYFDLGYGTVIDGGEGGNNARCGSITDACRIAKPKSWTASVFPRAAGYIAG from the coding sequence ATGAACCAGACTGTCCAAAATTCCCGCCCCCGTTTTGTCACCCGGCGTTCGCCGGTGCATGGACGCGGGCTGTTCGCCAACCGCGCCCTCGCCGCTGGAGAACTCATCTGCGAATACAAAGGCGCGCGTGTCGGTTGGCGTGAAGTGCTGCGCCGGTGTGCCCGCGACACCTCAGAATCAGACCATACGTTTTACTTCGATTTGGGCTATGGCACCGTCATCGACGGCGGCGAAGGCGGCAATAACGCACGGTGTGGCTCAATCACGGATGCGTGCCGAATTGCGAAGCCGAAATCCTGGACGGCGAGTGTTTTTCCGCGCGCTGCGGGATATATCGCCGGGTGA
- a CDS encoding MgtC/SapB family protein, which produces MTLDFSLRLLAAFVCGVVIGFERQMRQRTAGLRTITLVASGSCLFVTLGALTGNGTTGLTQIAAYVVSGVGFLGGGVIMRDKGSIQGINTAATLWCSAAVGVLCGSGHFGPALAGTGVVLLTNTVLREVSRAINTAPVSAADLVRQYTITVVCREADEVHIRAALSNSMSSAPLSFQSLTSRDYEDDPQRIEVTATLKLHPKDQPKLEQIASRLSMEKSVSSVSWAGLEAEPTPE; this is translated from the coding sequence ATGACTCTCGATTTCTCCCTCCGGCTGCTCGCCGCCTTTGTGTGTGGCGTGGTCATCGGCTTTGAGCGCCAGATGCGCCAGCGCACTGCCGGTCTGCGGACCATCACGCTTGTGGCTAGTGGCTCCTGCCTCTTCGTTACGCTCGGGGCACTGACCGGAAACGGAACCACGGGACTGACGCAGATTGCCGCTTATGTCGTCTCGGGCGTTGGCTTTCTAGGAGGCGGCGTCATCATGCGTGACAAAGGCTCGATACAAGGAATCAATACGGCCGCCACGCTCTGGTGTTCCGCTGCCGTCGGCGTCCTGTGCGGTTCAGGACATTTTGGGCCAGCGTTAGCCGGCACCGGCGTAGTGCTGCTCACCAACACCGTCCTGCGCGAAGTCAGCCGAGCCATCAACACGGCTCCGGTCTCGGCGGCGGACCTCGTGCGGCAATACACCATTACGGTGGTCTGCCGCGAAGCCGACGAAGTTCATATCCGGGCGGCCCTGTCGAACTCAATGTCTTCCGCGCCGCTGTCCTTCCAGAGCCTGACGAGCCGGGACTACGAGGATGACCCGCAGCGTATTGAGGTTACGGCGACATTGAAGCTCCATCCGAAAGACCAGCCCAAACTTGAACAGATTGCCAGTCGGCTGAGCATGGAAAAAAGCGTATCGAGCGTCAGCTGGGCAGGACTTGAAGCCGAACCGACGCCGGAGTGA